The window TGCTCCTGATTCATTGCTGTGTTTCAGGCCAAACCATAAAAGGCAACTACGCAATTAAAAATGTAGAAACCGGTATGCTTTTACGTATTAAAGATGCCAGTAATAAAAACGGAACACCATTGGTAGCTTACCCAGCCCAAAACTGGAAATGCATGACCTGGAATTTTATTTCGGCGGAGGGCAATACTTATCAGTTAAAGAATTTGCTTACCGGTAAAACATTTCAGCCAAAAGCAGGTGATGATGCTACAGAAACTGTTTTAGAAGAACAAGCCCTTAGCCCGGGAAACACCACTCAGCAATTTGATTTTGAACCAGCCGGTAAAAATATTTATTGGATTAAACTTAAAGGAACGGAACTCTATTTAACTTCTGGCGATAAGAAAGGAACAATAAATTTGCCGGTTATCCTTAACAGAAAAAATGGCACCAAGGAGCAGCAGTGGAGCATATACGAGCAGGCACCAACCATGTAAAAATAAAACGGGCGGGATTTGATTAAATCCCGCCCGTTCTGTTATAATTAATGTAACTAATTAAAATTTATAAGATAAGGTAGTTACGAACTGACGTGGCGCTATTGGATTAACACTGTAGTTTTCGTGAACAAAATAGTTCAGCTCGTTGGTAATGTTCGAAACTTTTGCCAGAAGCGAGAATCTTTTCCAGCTATATCCTGCAGAGAAATCTATTGTAGTAAATGCGCTTAAAGGAATTAATCTTAAAGTTGGTGCATTTTTAGCATCGTTCCAACCGCCATTACGTTTACCAGTATAGAATGCTGATGCACCCAGTTTAAGTCCTTTTACCGCTCCATCCTGGAAAGTATAAAACAAAGTTGCATTGGCTGTATTTTTGGTTGAACCTACTACACGAACATTTTCAATCATGCCGGTTACATCTGCAGTATTGGTGTAACGTCTATAGTTGTATGCATAGCCTAATAAGAAATTAAGTCCTTTCGCAAGTGTTCCGTTTATATCCAACTCCACACCATCGCTTGTTTCTTCACCATTTAATTGCTTAAATACAGTACTAGACGTCCCATCTGGAAG is drawn from Pedobacter sp. HDW13 and contains these coding sequences:
- a CDS encoding RICIN domain-containing protein → MRRYLITTSLLLLIHCCVSGQTIKGNYAIKNVETGMLLRIKDASNKNGTPLVAYPAQNWKCMTWNFISAEGNTYQLKNLLTGKTFQPKAGDDATETVLEEQALSPGNTTQQFDFEPAGKNIYWIKLKGTELYLTSGDKKGTINLPVILNRKNGTKEQQWSIYEQAPTM